One part of the Granulicella arctica genome encodes these proteins:
- a CDS encoding AsmA-like C-terminal region-containing protein, whose product MSPNKKPWWRSRWFIIPSITILILLSGAVIALAWVARHAEPLLRARVIETLSTRFHSPVQLDELHISFLNGLEVQGSGLRILYLAGPTKPDARLNAPPMLSIHSFQFRTGWHQIFEPSLRVVTVQVQGAELHIPPKKERGPLMPDNPKRRGQPREGILVDKLLFTDFKIVIETTNPSKPPLVFNIANLTLTDVGLKQPFTYDATLSNPKPIGDVRSVGHFGPWQDDNPRDTPLDGSYIFSHADLSTIKGIGGILSSNGTFYGTLSHIVADGITDTPDFRLSTSTHTLPLHTDFHAIVDATNGDTTLQPVHARLAHSFITATGSILRQRGVPGHDTELDIVIDQGRIDDFLTLGVRTWPPVLRGTLAARAHIGIPPGPMPVNHRMRLQGSFSIEQATFSNPRLQQQIDDLSERAQGWPEKANAQQAVAITSSMKGSFLLENEQMNVPDMVFEMPGATVNVNGQYGLDGATMDFHGAVRTQATASQMIGGWKQLLVMPFDHLLKKNGAGMEVPFKLGGTQKDPKLALDFAHKNTPAVKQ is encoded by the coding sequence GTGTCCCCCAACAAAAAACCATGGTGGCGATCCCGCTGGTTCATCATCCCCAGCATCACGATCCTCATCCTCCTCTCAGGGGCCGTCATCGCTCTTGCCTGGGTCGCCCGGCACGCCGAGCCCCTCCTCCGCGCCCGCGTCATCGAGACCCTCTCCACCCGCTTCCACAGCCCTGTCCAGCTCGACGAGCTCCATATCTCCTTCCTCAACGGCCTCGAGGTCCAGGGCAGCGGTCTCCGCATCCTCTACCTCGCGGGCCCCACCAAGCCCGACGCCCGCCTTAATGCGCCACCCATGCTATCCATCCACTCCTTCCAGTTCCGCACCGGATGGCACCAGATCTTCGAGCCCTCCCTGCGCGTCGTCACCGTGCAGGTGCAAGGCGCCGAACTGCATATTCCTCCTAAAAAAGAACGCGGCCCGCTCATGCCGGACAATCCCAAACGGCGCGGCCAGCCCCGCGAGGGCATCCTCGTCGACAAGCTCCTCTTCACCGACTTCAAGATCGTCATCGAGACCACCAACCCGAGCAAGCCGCCGCTCGTCTTCAACATCGCCAACCTTACCCTCACCGACGTCGGCCTCAAGCAGCCCTTCACCTACGACGCCACCCTCAGCAATCCCAAGCCCATCGGCGACGTCCGCTCCGTCGGCCACTTCGGTCCCTGGCAGGACGACAACCCCCGCGACACGCCCCTCGACGGCAGCTACATCTTCTCGCACGCCGATCTCTCAACCATCAAAGGCATTGGCGGCATCCTCTCCTCGAACGGCACGTTCTACGGCACCCTCAGTCACATCGTCGCCGACGGCATCACCGACACGCCCGACTTCCGCCTCTCCACCAGCACCCACACCCTACCCCTCCACACCGACTTTCACGCCATCGTCGACGCAACCAACGGGGACACGACCCTCCAGCCCGTCCACGCCCGTCTGGCACACTCCTTCATCACCGCGACCGGCTCCATTCTGCGTCAGAGGGGCGTTCCTGGCCACGATACCGAGCTCGACATCGTCATCGACCAGGGCCGCATCGACGACTTCCTGACCCTCGGCGTTCGCACCTGGCCGCCCGTCCTCCGCGGCACACTCGCCGCCCGCGCCCACATCGGCATTCCGCCCGGCCCCATGCCCGTCAATCACAGAATGCGGCTGCAAGGCTCCTTCAGCATCGAACAAGCTACCTTTTCGAACCCTCGCTTACAACAGCAGATCGACGATCTCAGTGAACGCGCTCAGGGTTGGCCGGAGAAGGCCAACGCGCAGCAGGCCGTCGCCATCACCTCGTCGATGAAGGGCAGCTTCCTGCTCGAAAACGAGCAGATGAACGTCCCGGATATGGTCTTCGAGATGCCCGGCGCGACCGTAAACGTCAATGGCCAGTACGGCCTCGACGGCGCGACCATGGACTTCCATGGAGCCGTGCGGACCCAGGCCACTGCCTCCCAGATGATCGGCGGATGGAAGCAGCTACTGGTGATGCCCTTCGATCACCTCTTGAAGAAGAACGGCGCTGGAATGGAGGTCCCCTTCAAGCTGGGCGGAACGCAGAAGGACCCCAAGCTGGCGCTCGACTTCGCCCACAAGAACACTCCGGCCGTGAAACAGTGA
- a CDS encoding TIGR00730 family Rossman fold protein, translating into MTLPKPDLLERAPLAYENPDFLNSPDGRLLRIMAEYSEPMARFQKQRIQDTVVFFGSARFSGGDGPMSKYYEDARTLAGMLTTWAKALPGRHHRFVVTSGGGPGIMEAANRGAYEAGGKTIGLNIKLPHEQHPNPYVSPELNFEFRYFFMRKFWFAYMAKALVVFPGGFGTLDEMFEIVTLAQTEKLAKNITIIIYGSDYWTSVLNIDALIERGAVSAKDRGLFQFADTPEEAFRLLQAGLAHEIKATPHHEALLEKQVPAPTSQELLGPDIAKTRG; encoded by the coding sequence ATGACCCTCCCTAAACCTGATTTGCTCGAACGAGCTCCCCTCGCCTACGAAAACCCTGATTTTCTGAACTCGCCCGACGGGCGTCTGCTTCGCATCATGGCGGAGTACTCGGAGCCGATGGCGCGGTTTCAGAAACAGCGCATCCAGGACACGGTGGTCTTCTTCGGCTCGGCGCGCTTCAGTGGCGGCGATGGGCCCATGTCGAAGTACTACGAAGATGCGCGCACACTGGCCGGGATGCTGACGACCTGGGCGAAGGCGCTGCCGGGACGACACCACCGCTTCGTCGTCACCTCGGGCGGCGGCCCGGGCATTATGGAGGCAGCGAACCGGGGCGCATACGAGGCCGGGGGCAAGACGATCGGGCTCAACATCAAGCTGCCGCATGAGCAGCATCCGAACCCGTATGTCTCCCCGGAGCTGAACTTCGAGTTCCGTTACTTCTTCATGCGCAAGTTCTGGTTTGCCTACATGGCGAAGGCGTTGGTGGTCTTCCCGGGCGGCTTTGGGACGCTGGACGAGATGTTCGAGATCGTCACGCTGGCACAGACCGAAAAACTGGCGAAAAACATTACGATTATCATCTACGGGTCCGATTACTGGACAAGCGTGCTGAATATCGACGCGCTGATCGAGCGAGGCGCTGTGTCCGCGAAGGATCGCGGCCTGTTCCAGTTTGCCGATACGCCGGAGGAGGCGTTCCGGCTACTCCAGGCTGGACTGGCGCATGAGATCAAGGCTACGCCGCATCATGAGGCGCTGCTGGAGAAGCAGGTTCCGGCACCGACCTCGCAGGAGCTGCTCGGACCGGATATTGCCAAAACGCGTGGCTGA
- a CDS encoding glycosyltransferase yields the protein MRAPRVAYFPDSFHEVNGVAHTSRNFVGYAERHGLPFLCVRAGGRATAFEQAGELRTLELGRSRASVRMEKDLEFDALFWRHTAAIEFELKRFSPDIIHITGPSELGMFGAYFAWKMGVPLAASWHTNVHEYLARRMAHMTSRMSETQAAATDRAIENGTLKAATQFYRLAQVLFAPNAELCAMLETATGRTCHLMQRGVDTALFTPARRTRPINDSMVRLGYVGRLSVEKNIALLTRVRAELEAAGIGPVEFFIVGQGGDEETLRRELPDAHFAGVLRGEALAAACADMDVLVFPSHTDTFGNVVLEALASGVPAVVTPDGGPKYIVRDGETGFVVPDGGFAEAVGRLVLDRKLLAQFRTAARAYALRCSWDAVFDKVYAAYEPVLARPACVNEPG from the coding sequence ATGCGTGCCCCGCGGGTAGCTTATTTTCCGGACTCGTTCCACGAGGTAAATGGCGTGGCGCATACCAGCCGCAACTTCGTGGGGTATGCGGAGCGGCACGGGCTGCCGTTTCTGTGCGTAAGGGCGGGTGGACGGGCGACGGCGTTCGAGCAGGCGGGCGAGCTGCGGACGCTGGAGCTGGGGCGCAGCCGGGCATCAGTCCGGATGGAGAAGGACCTTGAGTTCGATGCGCTCTTCTGGCGGCATACGGCGGCGATCGAGTTTGAACTGAAGCGGTTTTCGCCGGACATCATTCACATTACGGGGCCGAGCGAGCTGGGGATGTTCGGCGCGTACTTTGCATGGAAGATGGGCGTGCCGCTGGCGGCGTCGTGGCATACGAATGTGCATGAGTATCTCGCCCGGCGGATGGCGCATATGACCAGCCGGATGAGCGAGACGCAGGCAGCGGCGACGGATCGCGCCATCGAGAACGGGACGTTGAAGGCGGCGACGCAGTTCTATCGGCTGGCACAGGTGTTGTTCGCACCGAACGCGGAGCTCTGCGCGATGCTCGAGACGGCGACGGGGCGAACGTGCCACCTGATGCAGCGCGGCGTCGATACAGCGCTGTTTACGCCTGCGCGGAGGACGCGTCCGATAAACGACTCGATGGTGCGGCTGGGGTATGTGGGGCGGCTCTCGGTGGAGAAGAATATTGCGCTGCTGACGCGGGTGCGGGCGGAGCTGGAGGCGGCGGGGATTGGGCCTGTGGAGTTCTTTATCGTCGGGCAGGGTGGCGATGAGGAGACGCTGCGGCGCGAGCTGCCGGACGCTCACTTCGCCGGAGTGCTGCGCGGCGAGGCGCTGGCGGCGGCGTGCGCGGATATGGATGTGCTGGTGTTTCCGTCGCACACCGACACCTTCGGCAACGTCGTGCTGGAGGCATTGGCGAGCGGCGTGCCTGCGGTGGTGACGCCGGATGGTGGGCCGAAGTACATCGTGCGCGACGGCGAGACGGGCTTTGTGGTGCCGGACGGCGGCTTTGCGGAGGCGGTCGGGAGATTGGTGCTCGACCGGAAGCTGCTTGCGCAGTTTCGCACGGCGGCGCGGGCGTATGCGCTGCGGTGTAGCTGGGATGCGGTCTTCGACAAGGTGTATGCGGCGTATGAGCCGGTGCTGGCCAGGCCAGCGTGTGTGAACGAGCCGGGTTAG
- a CDS encoding alpha-amylase family glycosyl hydrolase yields the protein MPMLSLNRTALRKRVSSLTGYAVLALLPLAASGQMLARPGWAGSGMNLEAWYNHAVLYEIDPHGFHDSKGDGKGDLAGVAKQLDYVHSLGVDAIALTHLSPADGSLPGRLQAIDPAIGTIDDFEDLLREASRDSLRVVVEIDPQQLPDPAALTSVARFWLARGAGGISLHAALASSASTDPQQRSAQLHALSAATKSFAGQRILVADAASDNSRRDGADLILDPTLAHVDQLNAATLRATLEHQASSDGIAPLAMTDGYGFPRSTTRFGDPAAKPVAALLLATRANAQLYFGQEIGMTDKSGTDSLMAWGTPVDPTAKPPKQPIVHGPEVASEDADPDSLLNWYRRLIDLHHGNNVLRSGTDTFLNHDAENSVVWVARKGAVTPLAPAIIVACNLSDKPVTLSLENDIHNLHLRGNFLRTVLRSDHGMGGMDLTAVKLAPYGVYIGELRF from the coding sequence ATGCCGATGCTCTCTCTCAATCGCACCGCCCTCCGCAAGCGCGTATCGAGCCTCACTGGATACGCCGTTCTCGCCCTTCTCCCTCTCGCCGCTTCAGGACAGATGCTCGCCCGCCCCGGCTGGGCTGGCTCCGGCATGAACCTCGAAGCCTGGTACAACCATGCGGTCCTGTACGAGATCGACCCACACGGCTTCCACGACTCTAAAGGCGATGGCAAAGGCGACCTCGCCGGTGTCGCCAAACAGCTCGACTACGTGCACTCCCTCGGCGTGGACGCAATCGCCCTCACTCACCTCTCGCCCGCTGACGGAAGCCTTCCCGGACGGCTCCAGGCCATCGATCCCGCCATCGGCACCATCGACGACTTTGAAGACCTGCTCCGCGAGGCCAGCCGCGACAGCCTCCGCGTCGTCGTCGAGATCGATCCGCAGCAGCTTCCCGATCCCGCCGCGCTCACGTCAGTCGCACGCTTCTGGCTCGCTCGTGGAGCCGGTGGCATCAGCCTGCACGCTGCATTAGCATCTTCGGCATCGACCGATCCTCAACAGCGATCCGCGCAGCTCCACGCACTGAGCGCCGCCACAAAGAGCTTCGCCGGCCAGCGCATCCTCGTCGCCGATGCCGCTTCCGACAACTCCCGCCGCGACGGCGCAGACCTGATCCTCGACCCCACCCTCGCGCATGTGGATCAGCTCAACGCCGCCACCCTCCGCGCTACACTCGAGCACCAGGCCTCATCCGACGGCATCGCGCCCCTCGCCATGACCGACGGCTACGGCTTTCCGCGCAGTACCACCCGCTTCGGTGACCCAGCCGCAAAGCCCGTTGCCGCCCTGCTCCTCGCGACACGCGCCAACGCCCAGCTCTACTTCGGACAGGAGATCGGCATGACGGACAAGTCCGGCACCGATTCCCTCATGGCCTGGGGTACACCGGTCGATCCCACCGCGAAGCCGCCAAAGCAGCCCATCGTCCACGGCCCCGAGGTCGCCTCCGAGGATGCCGATCCCGACTCGCTCCTCAACTGGTACCGCCGCCTCATCGACCTGCACCACGGTAACAACGTCCTGCGCTCCGGCACCGATACCTTCCTCAATCACGACGCCGAAAACAGCGTCGTCTGGGTCGCAAGGAAGGGAGCCGTCACTCCTCTCGCGCCCGCCATCATCGTCGCCTGCAACCTGTCCGATAAGCCGGTAACGCTCTCGCTCGAGAACGACATCCACAACCTCCACCTGCGCGGCAACTTCCTCCGCACCGTCCTGCGCTCCGACCACGGCATGGGCGGCATGGACCTCACCGCCGTCAAACTCGCACCCTACGGCGTCTACATCGGCGAGCTGCGCTTCTAA